In one Silene latifolia isolate original U9 population chromosome 10, ASM4854445v1, whole genome shotgun sequence genomic region, the following are encoded:
- the LOC141607756 gene encoding uncharacterized protein LOC141607756 yields MDTNSAYFFSKVAARRNINSIAKVQDMRGNICEDTDSIGTAFEDYSKNLLGEYDRNVVPELEIIKIGPCLTAELQQMLIQAVTLEEIRKALFSIDQKKSPGPDAYSSGFFQQAWGIIQDDFTRAVADFFKTKKLLKEINSTVITLIPMKENANTVLEYRPISCCNIIYKTIIKILANRLKLVLPNLIGQEQAAFVQGRSIFDNTLLTQELIRGYGKTNISPRCMIKIDIQKAFDSVDWQLLQQMLLAMGFLATFTPWLITCVTSTKYSLKINGSLVGGDVASVQVAINGVNQFATLSGIKANAQKSCIYFGGVKQHIKNAILHSTHFSQGAFPFRYLGFSSLIQQLLAWKASGALGDRRIIFFSWDKICKSTRAVGFDIREILSWNKTFMMKQFWKLTCNTETVWAEWIHSYIIKDADIWTIQPLVTSSSIWKRLINLRDKLIQLVGVHTAKHLHDTGSPATRLRRTYQIFRRPSHNLYWTKAIIDPVIMPGIGLFSFLLCIIVSQQLITSVKEAFTWLVDVPYASKLRKLHSTSSLLGFNRHHLSLNHELRWLAKVTGKNWGKKWAKCNLAALVYSLWAERNARIFQDTYRSTDQLIYMIKKVIRVRLLAYVTGLTNEADGASFSF; encoded by the exons ATGGATACCAACTCTGCCTATTTTTTCTCCAAAGTAGCCGCTAGAAGGAATATTAATTCTATTGCTAAGGTGCAGGATATGAGGGGAAACATCTGTGAGGATACTGACTCTATTGGCACTGCTTTTGAAGATTATTCTAAGAATCTTTTGGGGGAATATGATCGTAATGTGGTTCCAGAGCTTGAGATCATTAAAATTGGTCCTTGCCTTACTGCAGAGTTACAACAAATGCTTATTCAGGCTGTTACTCTTGAGGAAATCAGGAAAGCTCTTTTCTCTATTGACCAAAAAAAAAGCCCAGGCCCTGATGCTTACTCCTCTGGTTTTTTTCAGCAAGCTTGGGGTATTATTCAGGATGATTTTACTAGAGCCGTGGCTGATTTTTTCAAGACTAAAAAATTACTGAAAGAAATTAATTCCACTGTCATCACTCTTATTCCTATGAAGGAGAATGCTAATACTGTGCTGGAATATCGCCCTATTTCGTGTTGCAATATCATTTATAAAACTATTATCAAGATCTTGGCTAATAGACTTAAATTGGTTTTGCCTAATTTGATTGGACAGGAGCAAGCTGCCTTTGTGCAAGGTAGATCCATTTTTGATAACACCCTCCTCACACAAGAGCTTATTAGAGGGTATGGTAAGACAAATATTTCTCCTAGATGTATGATCAAAATTGACATTCAGAAAGCCTTTGATTCTGTTGATTGGCAACTTCTTCAGCAAATGCTCTTAGCTATGGGATTCCTTGCAACTTTCACTCCCTGGCTGATTACTTGTGTTACCTCTACCAAATATTCTCTGAAGATCAATGGCAGCTTAGTTGG GGGAGATGTTGCTTCTGTTCAAGTTGCAATTAATGGGGTCAATCAGTTTGCTACTTTGTCTGGGATTAAAGCAAATGCTCAGAAATCTTGCATCTACTTTGGAGGGGTTAAACAGCATATTAAGAATGCCATCCTACACTCTACTCACTTTTCTCAGGGAGCATTCCCTTTTAGGTATCTTG GATTCAGCTCCTTAATTCAGCAGCTTTTAGCTTGGAAAGCTTCTGGTGCTCTT GGAGATAGGAGAATAATCTTCTTTAGTTGGGATAAAATTTGTAAAAGTACTCGAGCAGTGGGATTTGATATTAGGGAGATTCTCAGTTGGAATAAAACCTTTATGATGAAGCAATTCTGGAAGCTCACTTGCAATACTGAGACGGTTTGGGCTGAATGGATACATTCATACATCATTAAGGATGCGGATATTTGGACCATTCAGCCCCTAGTGACCTCTTCTTCAATCTGGAAGCGCTTAatcaaccttagagacaagctcATTCAACTTGTGGGTGTGCACACTGCTAAGCATCTACATGATACTGGTTCTCCTGCTACCAGATTGAGAAGAACTTACCAAATTTTCAGACGGCCTTCCCATAACCTCTACTGGACTAAAGCCATCATAGATCCTGTCATTATGCCAGGCATAGGTTTATTCTCCTTCTTGCTATGCATAATTGTCTCTCAACAACTGATAACCTCTGTAAAAGAGGCTTTCACATGGTTAGTTGATGTGCCTTATGCTTCAAAGCTGAGGAAACTGCACAGCACCTCTTCTTTACTT GGGTTCAACAGGCACCATCTGAGTCTTAATCATGAGCTTAGGTGGTTGGCTAAGGTCACTGGGAAGAACTGGGGAAAGAAGTGGGCTAAATGTAATTTGGCAGCTCTGGTTTATAGTTTATGGGCTGAGCGAAATGCGCGAATTTTTCAGGATACATATCGCTCTACTGATCAGCTTATTTATATGATTAAAAAGGTAATCCGAGTTCGTCTCTTAGCTTATGTGACTGGCCTCACTAATGAGGCTGATGGTGCTAGTTTTTCTTTCTAA